One segment of Bacteroidales bacterium DNA contains the following:
- a CDS encoding sugar transferase: MNRKLQTIKYIVSDYVSAAGAWFLFYLFRKEYIESANYGYNIAVEYNLSFFIALLGLPLFWLMIYSSFGYYRSVYRKSRLQEIGQTFITSLIGVIIIFFVLILDDVVFSYKDYYSSSGTLFILHFILTYIPRLTITSITKNNIEKGKIGFNTLLIGSNGKALNLYKKLTLQEEKYGYNFIGFININNKKDPILNKYLDHLGSYDNLVDTIKSHKIEEVIIAIESSEHKEIEKILKKLQRVDVITKVIPGLFDILTGKVRMSSFLGAPLIIISHELMPAWQESAKRIVDVIASITAVILLTPVYLFISIGIKFSSKGPILFKQERIGLDEKPFIIYKFRSMYIDAEKNGPQLSSENDKRITYFGKFMRRTRLDETPQFFNVLQGNMSLVGPRPERQFYIDKITQKAPHYMNLLKVKPGITSWGQVKFGYAENVKEMIERLNYDIFYIENMSLYLDFKILIHTILVVLKRAGK, from the coding sequence ATGAACAGGAAACTTCAAACAATAAAATATATCGTTTCAGATTATGTAAGTGCAGCCGGAGCTTGGTTTTTATTTTATCTTTTCAGAAAAGAGTATATTGAATCTGCAAATTATGGTTATAATATTGCAGTTGAATATAATTTGAGTTTTTTCATTGCATTGTTAGGACTTCCTCTTTTTTGGTTAATGATTTATTCTTCTTTCGGTTATTACAGATCTGTTTATCGAAAATCAAGATTACAAGAAATCGGACAAACCTTTATTACCTCTCTAATTGGAGTTATCATTATCTTTTTTGTTTTAATATTAGATGATGTTGTTTTTTCATACAAAGATTATTATTCATCTTCAGGAACTTTATTTATATTACATTTTATCCTTACTTATATACCGCGATTAACGATTACAAGTATCACAAAAAATAATATTGAAAAAGGTAAGATTGGTTTTAATACATTATTGATAGGCAGTAACGGAAAAGCTTTAAACCTTTATAAAAAACTTACTTTGCAGGAGGAAAAGTACGGATATAATTTTATAGGTTTTATCAACATTAACAATAAGAAAGATCCTATTTTAAATAAATATTTAGATCATCTCGGAAGTTACGATAATCTTGTTGACACTATAAAATCACATAAAATTGAAGAAGTAATTATTGCTATAGAGTCTTCAGAACATAAAGAAATTGAGAAAATACTAAAAAAACTTCAAAGAGTTGATGTTATCACAAAGGTTATACCCGGTTTGTTCGATATCTTGACCGGAAAAGTCAGGATGTCAAGTTTCTTGGGAGCACCTTTGATTATTATTTCTCATGAATTAATGCCGGCTTGGCAAGAAAGTGCCAAAAGGATTGTTGATGTTATAGCTTCAATAACAGCTGTTATTTTATTAACACCGGTATATTTATTTATTTCAATTGGAATAAAATTTTCTTCAAAAGGTCCGATATTGTTTAAACAAGAAAGAATAGGCCTTGATGAAAAGCCTTTTATAATATACAAATTCAGGTCGATGTATATTGATGCAGAAAAAAACGGCCCGCAATTATCATCTGAAAATGATAAGAGAATAACTTATTTCGGTAAATTTATGAGACGAACACGATTAGATGAAACGCCTCAATTTTTTAATGTTTTGCAAGGTAATATGTCGTTAGTCGGACCAAGACCTGAAAGACAATTTTATATTGATAAAATCACGCAGAAAGCTCCTCATTATATGAATCTGTTAAAAGTGAAACCGGGAATAACATCATGGGGACAGGTGAAATTCGGCTATGCAGAAAATGTTAAAGAAATGATTGAGCGTTTAAACTATGATATCTTCTACATTGAAAATATGTCTCTTTATTTAGATTTTAAAATACTAATCCACACAATTTTGGTTGTTCTTAAGAGAGCCGGAAAATAA
- a CDS encoding T9SS type A sorting domain-containing protein translates to MNKSKIKKIIFALSLIFIGSNVYSQDFVYDWVRSAGGERWDLANDIVIDDDKNVYMAGGFEQTAFFGSDSLVSAGERDVFIAKYDSLGTLVWLKSAGGKKYDNVIDMEIDSENNLLLTGNFQDTSYFEGQEIVAQGYMNNFIAKYTSNGNLIQLKSINVDSRANKLFITLTNNNDFFLSGTYYEQMSIDYDTINAEGKTNMFIARFSNDFISISLMNISGFADNILKDIKYFDDRFFIICEFTDSIEINNYKYWSYGSTDALMLKADTAGNILNVKHFAGFGKDNASSLIIDADSSIYISAEFESKLYFDEDSLISEGGKDLLLMKTDKDFNTIWYRQIGSTTDEYANTLLKNTVNAVYLTGSFIDSLAIENRSIVSEDMTADMFMAKFMPDGENIGLKQAGGSGNEYNNVVVNDPDNYLYIIGNFSYNFAFETDSISSDSIFEANKEDIFIARFYDCDYARYPEIGNDTTYCGYGTLEVLNPESTGGGIFGRYNNYYWNNGQSGKQIIVYDSGYYSVTTIDNHKCLVKSDSIFIAVYPEAQPDLGADIEAIPGEIIELFGGYFEEYFWSNDSVTESIFISTDTLPEYTNYISLTATNEYDCTAEDEVIIYVEGASNSPGGGNQNTGTYNNNEDGGENHDSESVRPFQTVRRVFGTQTDHQIDNETIKTFAGIGGKNIIQISSLVYPNPNRGHFFINISKINEEIQNIRIYTAEGRRVYEENNISSDRFEINLKSKGAHYIIAETLNNLFFEKIIIE, encoded by the coding sequence ATGAATAAATCAAAAATTAAAAAAATAATTTTCGCCTTAAGCCTGATATTTATAGGCAGCAATGTTTATTCCCAAGACTTTGTTTACGATTGGGTGAGAAGTGCCGGCGGCGAACGTTGGGATTTAGCAAATGATATTGTAATTGATGATGACAAAAACGTCTATATGGCAGGCGGATTTGAACAAACTGCCTTTTTCGGAAGCGATTCATTAGTTTCGGCAGGGGAAAGAGATGTGTTTATTGCAAAATACGACAGCCTCGGAACCCTTGTTTGGCTGAAAAGTGCAGGAGGCAAAAAGTACGATAATGTAATTGACATGGAAATTGACAGTGAAAATAATCTTTTGCTTACCGGAAATTTTCAAGATACATCTTATTTTGAGGGGCAAGAAATTGTTGCCCAAGGATATATGAATAATTTTATTGCAAAATATACTTCCAACGGTAATCTTATTCAATTAAAAAGTATTAATGTTGATTCAAGGGCTAATAAACTTTTTATTACACTAACAAACAACAACGATTTTTTCCTTTCGGGAACTTATTATGAACAAATGAGTATTGATTATGATACAATAAATGCCGAAGGAAAAACCAATATGTTTATTGCTCGTTTCAGCAATGATTTTATAAGCATTTCCTTAATGAATATAAGCGGATTTGCCGATAATATTTTAAAAGACATTAAATATTTTGACGACCGGTTTTTCATTATTTGTGAATTTACCGACAGCATTGAAATAAATAATTACAAATATTGGTCTTACGGAAGTACTGATGCATTGATGCTGAAAGCCGATACAGCGGGTAATATTCTTAATGTAAAACATTTTGCGGGCTTTGGGAAAGACAATGCAAGTTCATTGATTATTGATGCAGACTCAAGTATTTATATAAGTGCCGAATTTGAATCTAAATTATATTTCGATGAAGATTCGTTGATTTCCGAAGGCGGAAAAGATTTGTTGCTTATGAAAACCGATAAAGATTTTAATACAATATGGTACAGGCAAATAGGCAGCACAACCGATGAATATGCAAATACGCTGCTGAAAAATACGGTAAATGCCGTGTATTTAACAGGAAGTTTTATAGATTCTTTGGCAATTGAAAACAGAAGCATAGTATCGGAAGACATGACTGCCGATATGTTTATGGCAAAATTTATGCCCGACGGCGAAAATATCGGTTTAAAACAAGCCGGAGGCAGCGGAAACGAATACAACAATGTTGTGGTAAACGACCCTGATAATTACCTGTATATTATAGGAAACTTTTCCTACAACTTTGCTTTTGAAACCGACAGCATAAGTTCCGATTCTATTTTTGAAGCAAATAAAGAAGATATTTTTATTGCACGTTTTTACGATTGCGATTATGCACGTTATCCCGAAATAGGAAACGACACAACATATTGCGGATACGGAACATTGGAAGTTTTAAATCCTGAAAGCACCGGCGGCGGTATTTTCGGAAGATACAATAATTATTATTGGAATAACGGACAAAGCGGAAAACAAATAATTGTGTATGATTCAGGGTATTACAGCGTTACCACTATTGACAATCATAAATGTTTGGTAAAGAGCGACAGTATTTTTATTGCCGTTTATCCCGAAGCCCAACCCGATCTCGGAGCAGATATAGAAGCAATACCGGGCGAAATAATTGAACTTTTCGGAGGATATTTTGAAGAATATTTTTGGAGCAATGATTCTGTAACAGAAAGTATTTTTATAAGCACCGATACACTGCCGGAATATACAAATTATATAAGTTTAACAGCAACAAACGAATACGATTGCACGGCAGAAGACGAAGTAATTATTTATGTTGAAGGAGCAAGTAACAGCCCCGGAGGCGGAAATCAAAATACAGGAACTTATAATAATAATGAAGACGGCGGAGAAAACCATGATTCAGAATCCGTCAGACCGTTCCAAACGGTCAGACGGGTATTCGGTACGCAAACGGATCATCAGATTGACAATGAAACAATAAAGACATTTGCGGGAATTGGGGGCAAAAACATTATACAAATATCATCATTAGTATATCCCAACCCAAACCGAGGACATTTCTTTATAAACATAAGCAAGATAAACGAAGAAATTCAAAATATAAGAATATACACAGCCGAAGGCCGCAGAGTATATGAAGAAAATAATATATCATCCGACCGATTTGAAATAAACTTAAAATCAAAAGGAGCGCATTATATAATTGCAGAAACATTAAATAATTTATTTTTTGAGAAAATTATAATTGAATAA
- a CDS encoding protein-L-isoaspartate(D-aspartate) O-methyltransferase: protein MLDSYKHKGLRKRLIDGIKRKGITNENVLNAVMKVPRHFFMAKGFEERAYQDNAFPIAADQTISQPYTVAVQTSLLDVQKGEKVLEIGTGSGYQAAVLLELGANLFTIERQRELYKSSQLLLKKLGYFPFSYFGDGYKGLPTYAPFNKILITAGAPEIPQELLKQLKIGGILVAPIGSSGSQDMLKVTKISETEFKEESFGKFVFVPMLKGKN from the coding sequence ATGCTTGACTCATACAAACATAAAGGATTAAGGAAAAGATTAATCGACGGTATAAAAAGAAAGGGTATAACAAATGAAAATGTTTTAAATGCTGTAATGAAAGTTCCTCGCCATTTTTTTATGGCCAAGGGTTTTGAAGAACGAGCATATCAAGATAATGCATTCCCGATTGCTGCTGATCAAACCATTTCACAGCCTTATACTGTTGCTGTTCAAACATCTTTACTTGATGTTCAAAAAGGTGAAAAGGTATTGGAAATCGGAACGGGTTCAGGTTATCAAGCTGCCGTATTGCTTGAATTGGGAGCAAATTTATTTACAATTGAAAGGCAAAGAGAACTTTATAAATCTTCACAATTATTATTAAAAAAATTAGGCTATTTTCCCTTTTCATATTTTGGTGACGGTTACAAAGGTTTACCTACATATGCTCCTTTCAATAAAATTCTTATTACTGCCGGAGCCCCGGAAATTCCTCAAGAATTGTTGAAACAACTTAAAATCGGCGGAATACTGGTTGCACCTATTGGTTCGAGTGGTTCTCAAGATATGTTAAAAGTAACAAAGATTTCTGAAACTGAATTTAAAGAAGAAAGTTTCGGGAAATTTGTTTTTGTGCCGATGTTGAAAGGAAAGAATTAA